Proteins found in one Etheostoma spectabile isolate EspeVRDwgs_2016 chromosome 14, UIUC_Espe_1.0, whole genome shotgun sequence genomic segment:
- the LOC116701655 gene encoding kelch-like protein 10 translates to MSDLGKSSHKSNLVFNDLRLEGEFCDAVIKVEDVEFQIHRVVLCKCSPYFLALFRRWSTPDKKVFDIPGLSPDMMQLIIEFAYTGSVSVTEDNAQELLLAADQLNVMDIVQTGCDFLGEQLCPKNCIGIFQFTNICSSSKLQHKAYRCIIDHFEEVVFSEEFLQLSVQELTDILERDDLNVKKESVVYESILRWITHVPEKRKGHITVLLSKVRLALMSMDFIRINVMSNELVNSKTECQLMVKEAIETICRNTTSSVSGLCNPLSRPRLPNAILLAVGGWSGGDPTNGIEAYDIRADYWINVTNDHERPRAYHGTAFLNGNVYCVGGFDRVEHFNSVRRFDLSTHFWHEVASMYYRRCYVSVTVLNGCIYAMGGYDGQTRLNTAERYKPETNQWSLIAPMTEHRSDASSTTLYNKVYICGGFNGNECLQTAECYSPETNQWTIIGPMNCRRSGIGVIAYTDHVYAVGGFDGNTRLRSAESYNPQTNTWQEVSSMLTPRSNFGIEVLEDQLFAVGGFNGYTTSYNVESYDATTDEWSEACDMEIFRSALSCCVVYGLPNMADYAVPRDALLRLHADDETVESVESGESV, encoded by the exons ATGAGCGACTTAGGCAAATCTTCACACAAGTCAAACTTGGTGTTTAATGATCTCCGTCTGGAGGGAGAATTTTGTGATGCAGTCATCAAAGTCGAGGACGTCGAATTTCAAATCCACAGGGTCGTCCTCTGTAAATGCAGCCCGTACTTCCT AGCTCTCTTTAGACGCTGGTCAACCCCAGACAAAAAGGTCTTTGACATACCCGGCCTATCTCCTGACATGATGCAGCTCATCATTGAGTTTGCATACACAGGCTCTGTTTCTGTGACAGAGGACAATGCACAGGAGCTGCTGCTTGCAGCCGATCAGCTCAATGTAATGGACATTGTGCAAACTGGCTGTGACTTCCTGGGGGAGCAGCTTTGCCCAAAGAACTGCATCGGCATCTTTCAGTTCACCAACATTTGCTCATCCTCCAAACTGCAGCATAAGGCCTACCGCTGTATCATTGATCACTTTGAGGAGGTTGTTTTCTCTGAAGAGTTCCTGCAGCTCTCTGTGCAGGAACTCACTGACATCCTTGAAAGAGACGACCTCAAtgtgaaaaaagagagtgttGTTTATGAGTCCATCCTTCGCTGGATCACCCATGTGCCTGAGAAACGAAAAGGACACATCACTGTACTCTTGTCTAAG GTCCGGCTGGCTTTGATGAGTATGGACTTCATAAGGATTAACGTTATGTCCAATGAGCTGGTCAATAGCAAAACTGAGTGCCAGCTCATGGTCAAAGAAGCCATTGAGACCATTTGTCGCAACACAACATCCTCTGTGTCCGGGCTCTGCAACCCTCTCTCTCGTCCTCGTCTGCCTAATGCCATCCTGTTGGCCGTTGGAGGCTGGAGTGGCGGTGATCCGACTAACGGCATTGAAGCATACGATATCCGTGCAGACTACTGGATCAATGTGACAAATGATCATGAGCGCCCTCGTGCCTATCACGGTACTGCTTTCCTTAACGGGAATGTCTACTGTGTTGGTGGCTTTGACAGGGTGGAGCATTTTAACAGTGTGCGCAGATTTGACCTGAGCACACACTTCTGGCATGAGGTGGCCTCTATGTACTACCGCCGCTGCTATGTGAGCGTCACTGTGCTGAACGGGTGCATTTATGCCATGGGAGGTTATGATGGGCAAACACGACTTAACACTGCAGAGCGCTACAAGCCCGAGACCAACCAATGGAGTCTTATTGCACCCATGACAGAGCACAGGAGCGATGCCAGCAGCACAACACTCTACAACAAG GTTTACATCTGTGGCGGTTTCAATGGGAACGAGTGCCTGCAAACGGCTGAATGTTACAGCCCAGAGACCAACCAGTGGACAATAATTGGCCCAATGAACTGCCGGCGCAGTGGAATTGGTGTCATTGCATACACAGATCATGTCTATGCA GTTGGTGGCTTTGATGGCAACACCCGTCTACGCAGTGCTGAGTCCTACAACCCCCAGACCAACACCTGGCAAGAAGTGTCCTCCATGTTGACCCCCCGCAGCAACTTTGGCATTGAAGTGCTCGAAGATCAGCTCTTTGCTGTCGGGGGCTTCAATGGCTACACCACCTCCTATAACGTTGAGTCCTATGACGCAACCACTGATGAGTGGTCTGAGGCCTGTGACATGGAGATTTTCCGCAGTGCCCTGAGTTGCTGTGTTGTGTACGGACTCCCCAACATGGCCGATTACGCTGTCCCTCGTGACGCCCTGCTGCGTTTACATGCGGATGATGAGACTGTGGAGTCTGTGGAGTCAGGAGAGTCCGTCTGA